The DNA region ACAGATACAGCAGGAACCATCTGTGATTTAGCTCTCCGACACAGTTGTCTATCCAGGGACAGTGATGATCAAATCTCCTCACACACCGTTTACACCACTTACAGTGTCTGGCGCGCATCGgttgctaacacacacacacacacacacacacacacacacacacacacacacacaaacacacacaaacaaacgcgcacacacacacaaacacacacacacacacacacagtgtcaaATATTGTCAGaagtatgaaaaaaatattggTCATAGTCATCAAAACATACATAAACAGGGGGCGCTATTTTATGGGAACTGGATATTTTGTCTATGTGGACACAAGTAAACGGACACACCTAATGAACACTCTTAAAGCTCAGTTAATCATAAGGAGAGTTTAGATGATTACAGTACCAGTAAAAAGCAGTATCCACAGCGTCTCTGCTTTATAGAGTTCTGCTCTTGAGGAATCATCGCTTCCAGTTCTTCATCACCATCCCCTGATGCTGTCTAAAAGAGTCCAAACATTTGCATATattgggttatatatatatataaagggtttcgctattttggtgaaaattttttttttttttcatggcaaggttgacatttgcaggGTTGCTCTTATTAAGACCTTTATGATTGATTAAGTATTTTTACATGTGTCTACATTAGCAtctacagttcaagtcagaattattagccccctttgaatttttcttctttattaaatatttcccaaataatgtttaacagagcaaggaaattttcacagtatgtctgataatattttttcttctggagaaagtcttatttgttttatttcggctggaataaaagcagtttttaattttttaaacaccattttaaggacaaaattattagcccctttaaactataaatttttttgatagtctgcagaacaaaccatcattatacaacaacttgcctaattaccctaacctgcctagttaacctaattaacctagttaagcctttaaatgtcactttaagctgtatagaagtgtcttgaaaaatatctagtcaaatattatgtactgtcatcatggcaaagataaaataagtcagtgattagatatgagttattaacaatattatgatcagaaatgtgttgaaataatctgctctccattaaacagaaatttgggaaaaaaataaacaggggggcgaataattctgagttcaactgtatatgtagatTTTTACAGTTGTGTAATATTACTGGTCAGTTTATTTAAatccatttacacacacaaaaattcatAAACACCAAACTGCCTGGGGACAAGTAGAAATTGTCATTTAGCTATAACCTGACACCACGCCTGTTGAAATAGGTTATAATAATGTATTGTTGTGTATCGTATATGTTGTGTATCAAATTAAAAAACTGAACTTAAAACTTAAAACTAAactatatcaaataaataaaaatcattaaaactgTGTTTGAGCATTTTAAGTAAGAAATAATCGATTAAAAATAATTAGTGATAAATTATTACACCTCagttgtgcattattttctaatagttCAACAGCTCAGAGGTCATTATTCTGCTTCTCCGCTGGTCTCCACTGCTGAGATGTTGTATTTGAGGGTTTATTTGTCCTCAAAGTCctcctgtgtgtagcactagtcTCTCACACGTCTCCTCCAAagctttctgttgtgttttgatgtgatttttgactattcattcattttcttttaggcttagtccctttaataatctggggtcgccacagccgaatgaaccgccaacttatccagcatttgttttacgcagctgatgcccttccagctgcaacccatcactgggaaacacgctctcattcacagacatacactacagacaattttagcttacccaattcacctgtacatgtgttggactgtggagaaaaccggagcacccggaggaaacccacacgaacacagggagaacatgcaaactccacacagaaatgccaactgattcagccgaggcttaaacaagcgaccttcttgctgtaaggcgacagcagtACCGACTGCGCCACCATTTCTGACTGTTTTGTCAGCGATATAACTTAAATCATTCAGcatagtgatatggagctgtattgtgctcaaaacctgccggaactactttagccaTGCATATATAAGACAATAACTGCACAccttagaatgctcatcagccaatcagaataccACTTGGAAGTTAATGTTagcaggttttcaacattcttcaaaacatctcaaGGAAAATGTATCAAAggattgtgttcaacagaagaaagacactcaaactggtttggacaagtaaagggcgagtaaatgatgacatagttttcttttttgggtgGAAGATATCTCTTTAAAACTATTTAaggtttaaaatttttattttgaaatgttcggtttaaaaaaaaatactttttaagatTTGGCGTAAATGAACAAGTTTTCTGAAGTACCTCTGTTTGACTGTCGGACAGAACAAAACCAGGATCCATCAGAGACACGGTGAAGTAAAGCAGCACCGAGAGCAGAAGCACAGAGCTGAAGACGAGTGGCTGCAGCAGATCTCCTCTCTCCTGACACCTGCGCAgatctgcacacaaacacaacacaggtTTGATGATATGTTTTTAACTCTTCATTTACTTTTACACAGCCTTAATAAAACCATAACAGCGCACAATAATCCCACCAGGGGCAGTTAAATTAGggcacaacaaacaaacatgtaatcACTCATAAACTGCTTCATAACAactttataaatataatacaacttaaaaacaaaaaaacagtacaaaataTGTCTTCAGAGGACTCTGAAGGACACACTTTGAGTTTTCCTTAGCATTTGCTGCTCATGTAACTCTGCTTGACTCCGCAGAGGCCTCATCTTGTAATTTAGCTACACTTTATTACATGTAATTTACAGTTACACTTACTGTAATTTAGTTGTATATACGCAAGTACACTTACAGTACACTGTAAGAAAAGAAATGAGAGCACTTTCAGATTCTcactttgaatgaatgaattaggtaTGAGCGGTAAGATGTACATATTTGTATTGTTCTATGTGTATAATAACATTTCgtccaaataaaaattaaatatataaacagtcTTTGTTTTCCCAGAAAATGACAATTAGTCAAAATAATGAATGTGTGTATTTGTTATTGTTGAAAATCACAGATTGAtatacacagatatattttttaaattataaatttgaAGGAAATATAGTAATAGTAACTTTTTAACTTAAAATTAatgcctttatatatatatatatatatatatataagagagagagattttaaaaattaattaataactattaaaaatgtattaaaattaacttttgtCGTTTCTTTGCCTACTTTAAAAATTTGGATTGGGTGGGTAATAGTACACCACCTTttttaggactacaccactgatATATGATctatatcacacgagtagcagtgcgatatggctgtatatcggcactggtgtgTGTTGGCACAAGGCCTTAGTGCCCccactagtgccgatatacagccatattgtacTGCTAcgaatgtgatattgcgtttatacaacagtttgacggcataattgtgtatataaaaacaaaatccaacatggagggtctcaaaaacccttttgtatgaggaactactttcttccacgttggattcaaatcataagctgacaattaaacagctgagcaagcatcttttaacctttagatctgtagtgtctgctttttgctggctgtatgtgggtggagtatgacacaaagggtaaagaggctgtacgggtgctgatagtacttaaatatatcacggctatcagcctaTCAGATTCGAAAAACAGacagaactatatatatatatgtatatatatatatatatatatatatatatacacacacacacacacatatatatatatatatacatatatacatacatacatacataaatatatatatacacacacacacacacacacacacacacacacacacacacacacacacatatatatatatatacacacacacatatacatatatatatatatatatatacatacatatatatatatacacacatatacacacatatacatacatatatatatatatatatatatatatatatatatatatacacatacatacatacatatatacacacacacacacatatatatatatatatatatatatatatatatatatatatatatatatatatatatatatatatatatacatatatatatatacacatatacatacatatatatatatatatatatacacacatatatatatatatatatatatatatacatacatatatatatacacacatatacatatatatatatatatatatatatatatatatatacacacacacacacacatatacatatatatatatatatatatatatatatatatatatatatatatatatatatacacacacatacatgtatatacatacatacacatatatatatacatatatatatatatatatatatatatatatatatatatatatatatacacatacacacagacatatatatatatatacatacacacacacatatatatatacatatatatacatatatatatatatatatatatatatatatatatatatatatatatatatatatatatatatattatatatatatatatatatatacacatatatacatacatacatacatacatatatatatatatatatacatatatatatatatatatatatatatacatatatatacatacatatatatatatatatatatatatatatatatatatatatatatatatatatatatatatatatacatatacatatatatatatatatatatacaacgcagacacaccaattaaataaataaaaatataaaagtaacCTGTGTTGTGCAGAAACAGGATTAAAGTAATTATCCAGGTCAGAATAACATGAGCTGTTCGCACTAAACAACCCGATTTAAACAAGCTTTTATTCATCTTAACTACGTTATTGTACttataaacacttaaaaaaacaaccaaatcaTATCTACACTGAATATACGAGCACTACTGTCCGGTTAATTAAAAACACTAACAAAAAGTGAACTAACTAATGAGACTACATCGCTGAGCATCTCCGTTTTTATTTCTGTCCTGAGATTTCCTGGTATGGCgaagtttcaaaataaaagtcgtTTTTCCGACGCAGATTTCAAAATAAGACTCTCTGCTTTTTggtataaatagataaataaactgCTTCTTACGTGACTTAAAATaccaatttaatgttttaaaaaagaacGTTTTGAAAGTGAAGGAGGTAATATGTCGCTCGTCTTacagaagaaataatatatatttgcaGACGTGCTACAGAAATGACCCGCAGATGGCAGTGTTTGGTCACTGATCAGGACAAAGAATAAgcaccccccccccacacacacacacacttagcccGTAGTAATACATGATAAAGCAGAAAGGCTGATCTCTGTAACTGTTCAGAGATCAGGTCAAATCTAAGTAGGTCTGCTCCTGTACTCTTATGTAAACAGGTCAGATGTTGAAATGTGATACAGGAACATTATGTCAGAGGGACATCCTAAGATGATCCGTGCTGATTTCATGCTCAAAACTGGGTTTTAGAGGTGGAAAAGTGAAATCATAATTAATAATTACTGTTTAGAATAGAAAACTGTAAATAGAGGACTCTATCTAAACTTTATTTTGTCTAtttgattcataaatacaaacatgatacataaATAATACCTAAATATTGATGTATTTggtgtatattatattaaacatataaaaactaagtattatgtatataattatataaatataatgcaatatatataaataaggtgACAtatggctcagcggttagcactgtggcattttctgtgtggagtttgcatgttctcgccaagttggtgtgggtttcctccacagttcaaacacatgctttatcggggaattgaataaactgagttggccctagtgtatgagtgtgaatgagagtgtatgagtgtttcccagtactggttgcagctggaagggcatccgctgtgtaaaacatgttgaaatagttggcggttcattccactgtggtgacccctgatgaataagggactcagggatgtccagacttggtcctggagggccagtgtcctgcaaagtttagttccaaccccaaaccagacacacctgggctagctctaaatataaataaaataccacCAGTTAATTGAAGTAattcttttaaatgacaaataaaaccaTTACAAAAGGatatttgctatatatatatatatatccgggccgggtcgcaggggcagcagtcttaggagagaaccccagatttccctatccccagacacttcctccagctcctccgggggatccagaggcgttcccaggccagccgagagacatagtccctccagcgtgtcctgggtcttcccagaggccgcctcccggtgggacatgcctggaacacctccctaggtaggcatccgaaacagatgcccgagccacctcagctgacttctctcgatgtggaggagcagcgactctactccgagcttctcctgggtgtcagagctcctcaccctatccataagagtgcgccctgccacccttcgaaggaaactaatttcggccgcttgtatccgagatcttgtcctttcggtcatgatccaaagctcatgaccataggtgagagtaggaacgtagattgaccggtaaatcgagagctttgtctttcagctcagctccttcttcaccacaacggaccagtacatcgaccgcattactgctgccgctgcaccagtctgcctgtcaatctcacgctccatcctttcctcactcgtgaacaaaagcccgagatacttgaactcctccacctggggtaagaactttcctccaacctggagatggcaaaccacctttttccagtggagcaccatgacctcggacttggaggtgcggattctcatatatatatatatatatagaagctCTATTTGGTGCATGAAACATTACGATGTAATAATTTttcttaatgttaaaataaacaaaccagAAAATGTTTTAGCAGTATTGTTAAATCTAAAAATATCTATATTACAAAGTGTTaataaaacattagaaaatacACTCTTAgaaaataactcaagaggtcaGTTACCACTACATAGTCATTGTTGTAACCTAAAATATCTAAATTGTTGattatattaaaacttttaagttggCAGAATACTTTTATTAAGCtttcaaatatttataattgCATCAACTTAATATATCCGTCaattagtttaaaacaatatttacctTGTAGCAACCCAAAAAAATTGGGTTTATAACAAAAATTTTTCATGCTTAtgaagttgttttgtattttgaagttcacacactgatgtttttgttATTACTCATTTTGTTTAAATGGGACagtacatatttttgttttgtaaagcaaCAAAATCTgtggtttaaaacaaataaaaaactactaCAGGAGAAGCACttttgcaactctctactagccgggcttccagctaactctatcaagcctcttcagctgcttcagaacgcagcagcacgagtggtctttaatgaacctaaaggAGCAcacgtcactccgctgctcatccgtttgcactggctgccagttgctgctcgcatcaaattcaaagctctgatgtttggttacaaagcgacttctggctttgctccttcttatctgctctcacttctgcagatttatgtgccctccagaaacttgcgttctgtaaatgaacgtcgcctcgtggttccatcccaaagagggaagaaatcactttcctgaactcttgcatttaatctgcccagttggtggaatgaactccaactgcatcagaacggcagagtcactcgctgtcttcaagaaacaactaaaaactcaactatttagtctccacttcccttcctaatctgcaattgcctctctggctccaccattAACTGtactacaattaaaataaataaataaataaaaaattactaatgttttgcttcttacactttacagacctgaagcttgcctatagcacttattcattgttgctcttatagttgtgtaaattgcttccttgtccttatttgtaagtcgctttggataagagtctgctaaatgactaaatatactGGAAAACAAAAGTTGCTGTTAAATGTATTTTGTACAAGCGattaaataaacagggaaaaaaaaaaaaaacaactaaatttcagctacttaatttattttaggttctaaacttgaaaatgtgcacatgattaaaaaaaacacgatgttgattaaaaaaagttttttttagagtACCCtgacgagaaaaaaaaaaaaaaaaaaagtttacgctttgtaaaaatgcctctgattgaaaAGGAAAAGGTCACTTGCCTAACCTAATAAAATTTGTCTGAACTAAATGTTGTTGTAACCCGAATATATCAATGCAAActgttgcattattttttatttggtcTGAGCAATATTATTAGTGAATAAAGAGAGACAGGAGACAAAATACTATGAacattaattcttttttattgaaaaaataaattacatttcagaAGAACAGATTAAAATGaggtaaaactaaactaaaatagaaGCCTCTTTCACTGAACTGCAGATACagtaaaacaaatctttttttttttttaacaataacaatGTTAAAGCAGTTTCCAGAGCTCCCCATGGAGACTTGTTGAAATTAGTGTACTCAAACCCCAATCAATACTGCCAGTATGCAAATCACGTGCATTTATTCCTTGAACAGATGGTCCCTCATTACAAAACATTCACTCACTCTGACAATGCTGAAAGTCCACCATCATCGCTTTACATTAGAGACTGACTAAAGCAATTAAAGTGCATTCGTCTTCAAATCAACCAGACATCCTCGTATACCACGACAAAGCCAagaacatcagtgtgtgtgtggattattAAAGAGACAGCAGCAGAATTTAACTACTGAAAAACTGTGCAGTGTAACACGTCAACTTCTCAGATgccacaatataaataaatatctggtTCATAATCTATAAATATACATCACTTCAGTCAATATAAAGCAGCAGTTAGTTAGAAAAATGTGCAACTTTAGTCACCGTTAAATAATGCAGAGGTTTCACACAACGGTGTGTGTTTGTAGTGTTGATTCAGTTGCACTGCTTTAAACACTTCACAACAGCCCGAGTCATTCTCACAGTGGCACTTTATatatttagacacacacacactcacaaatgcaCGCTCGTACACACTCACATGCTCAGACATGCCACTGAATGCGCTCAGATGCGCATACACACGCATAAGC from Danio rerio strain Tuebingen ecotype United States chromosome 8, GRCz12tu, whole genome shotgun sequence includes:
- the zdhhc12a gene encoding palmitoyltransferase ZDHHC12-A, coding for MNKSLFKSGCLVRTAHVILTWIITLILFLHNTDLRRCQERGDLLQPLVFSSVLLLSVLLYFTVSLMDPGFVLSDSQTETASGDGDEELEAMIPQEQNSIKQRRCGYCFLLQPMRARHCKWCKRCVRRFDHHCPWIDNCVGELNHRWFLLYLCVQFTAVCWGLQSAWSGFISAPSWQQWFTQNVFLLVAFAVTAVFSVVLLLLLCIHAYLASVNCTTWEFMSRHRILYLKHVDSEENPFDRGVFCNLWSFCCVCGTVAWEKMYIRHNNASV